Within the Rosa rugosa chromosome 2, drRosRugo1.1, whole genome shotgun sequence genome, the region GTGAGCTAATTGAGTTCCCAATTTTGGGCCAAAACTAGTTGTTGTTTCTACTCACTCTGGGCTTAGTTTTAGTTTCCCTTTGTTGGGTGGCCCTTAAAAGAGGTATGTAActtttgggtttggtttgggGGTTCAGTACTTCGGAGTAGGAGGCTGTCACTTGTTTGCCCTATTCAGAAGGGCCTTTGTCATTCTGGCTTTATATTTAATGATTCCCCAATATAAAAATAAgggttaaatacttgttactcctcaaacttttccccgaaaaacagtttagtccctcacctttgaaattaaactggatagtccttattctctctaattctcgcACAACAAGTCCACAACaggcctaaaatgactattataccctcacttcctctttttattatttttctctccttttttccttttttattttcattctctctctctctctctctctctctctctctctctctctctctctctctccctccctccctccctccctccccgtGCCTTAATTTTTCATTACCATACGTTCTCCTTCAtgtttcttctcctcctctacGCCAAGCACTGCAAGCGCGGCAGCTTCGTCGTCATCGGAGGAACCACAGACTCCGGACCTCCCAGAGGGGCGGGTCTCTGTAAAAACTCCGGAATAGACCGGGCCGTCGTCGAGGAGTGCGTCGACACGTGGCTCGACGCCCACTCCACCTGCCCGCTCTGCCGCTACCGGGTCAACCCGGAAGACATCCTCCTAATCGAAGACGCCAGAATCCTGCACTACCAGAACAGCCAGCCCCAGACTCCccaccaaaacgacgtcgtcaTCAACATCGAAACTGACCTGGGAATCCGCCGCGTCTCGGGGCGCCACTCCTCCGCCTTGGAGCAGCGACCCGGCTCCTCCTCTCACGACAATACGTCGTCATTCCGGAGGTCCCTCTACAGCTGGACCTGGTTCcagaaaaaaaaaccgaacccgCAGTCGCCGCCGGAAGCCAAGAACGTCCTAGAAAAGACGACCTCCTTTTAAGCCACGACAAAACAGGCGGCGGCGGTGAAGCAGACATTATAGCAATGTCTGGTCTGGTTCTGGTACCTAGATGGTAATGAAAAATTACCATCGTCGTAAGGCACGGggcgggagagagagagagagagagagagagaatgaaaataaaaaaggaaaaaaaaaggagagaaaaattaaaaaaaatagagaaaaataataaaaagaggaagtgaggatataatagtcattttgggcCTGTCGTGGACTTGTTGTgcgagaattagagagaataaggacttatccagtttaatttcaaatgcgagggactaaactgtttttcggggaaaagtttgaggagtaacaagtatttaaccctaaaaataatGACAATTGAAAATGTGAACACTTGTGTTACACAATAATACTATAGAAACTCGAGTCATACTGTCATATATAGCATTGCTTCCTTCAGATCTTTTCTTTTGGCTATCACTTCTCTCACACTCGACAtaatttcattaaagagaagccaATTTGGCATAATGAGAATGTGCTGACATATACAGAACAGAAAATAAGTGAAGCACATAAAAGCTAGCATCCAACCAAACTAGTCCTGCAAATCCAGGGAAGCAAATAATGATTCCAAACTGTCATTGGATGGGGGAGCTGTGATTTGCGTCTCCATGGTGAGCATCTTCAGACTTACTTTACGCAGATAATCCGCCTGGAAAGAAGAGATGAACACACAAAACAAACTAAGATTTTATTAATGTTCGTCAAAAGTAAGCAATCTATATGTAACAAATGTATTATAACTTTTCCTGAAAGAACGATTAGAAGAACTCGAAGAATTACCAAAGTACCTGGCTTGAGGCAACGGCATATATCTTCTCCTCAAGTGTTGCTGCGATTCTCTCGAGTTCTGGTAATCCCATTTGACCACAGGACGGATTCCTCTTTAACACATTAGTTCTTCAAGTGCAAGCAATACATACAGTATGTTATTGACCATGAAGATTAATCCCAACAGAATATAATCATGGTTAAGCTATGCTGAAACTGTAAGAATGTACAAATAATATGGAACAAGACCAGAACATCAGTCAGTAGTACATCATCCATATCGGACCAGATTGCATAATTCAACTCCGATGATAATCATTTAGACATGCTTTAACTATAAAAATCTGCTTGTTATATATCCACCATATATCTCAAACTTGTATTCTTTCAGTGACTTTCCCTATATTGGAACTCAAGAATCCAAAATAATGTTCTCTACATTCATTGAGATTCAGTTTATATTAAACTATGACATATATGATATAAAAAGCTAGTATAGTAACTTGTTTTGGGATCACAAAGttaaagaaatggaagaatAATAAAACTTGATCTATCTAATTCTAGCTTTTGATATACTCACATTTTGTTGACAATTCTATGTCGCGCATCTGGCGGCAATTGCTCAGAAGGTTGCACAGAGAGATGCAATGGCTCCACCGAAGGTTGCATAACAGATGCTGATTGCTGAGAAGATTGCAACTGAATTTTTTGTAGTGGAATCTGCTGCTGCTCTTGTTGCAGTTGAATATGACTTTGAAGGAGGAGTTGTTGTTGTAACTGTTGCTGGTACATAAACTGCTGCGAGTAAATATAGTAATGCTGAGAATTTGAGGTTTGCTGCCGTTGCTGTTGGGGAGCTCCCTGTTGCCATCCATATTGTGCATCTGACGGCAATTGACTCCAATCTGATGTGTCCATAGATGGTCCTCCACCTTGAGGAGGCCACCCATTGTTACTGGTATTCATTAAAACTATCCAACCAAACACACATTACTGTgagaaaaacaacaaaatcgAATTTGTAAAGCTGAAAGAAGCTACTAGTTGGAAATGTAACTGAAACTTGTAAATTTGCATAAATATGAGCACGGTTGGTTTTCATCGGGGTTTTTACCAGGATCGGGGAGTCTCTTGCTATTGCTGGCTGAGTTGAATTGTATAGAGCTGCCCCTTGTGTTCTGCGACTTGGTCTCCATTGTGAGCATCTTCAGAGAAATTTTTCGTTCATAATCCAACTTGACAAGGAGATTCACACAAAAGTTAAACCACATAACAAGTAAGCCATATGTACATCCATAAAAGTATAAGCTTGTTTAAATGTAATTATATGATAAATTAGGATCCCAAAGAGTCAAGCAAGTATTACCTGACTTGTGGCAGCAGTATAAACCTTTTCCTCAAACCTTGCAGCAATTTTCTGGAGTTCAAGTAATCCCTCTGGACCAGAGAAAGGCAGATGCCTCTTCAATGTATCCATTCTTTACATGTAACATATTGAAAAGTTAATGACATGGATTTTTTCAACAACAAAAGTGAAATTCAGGATGAACAAATCAATCCACTCAAATTCAACATCTTATTGACATAGAGTTCTCAACATCAAAAGTCAATTCAGGGTGAATAAATCAATCAGCTAATCCAACAAACTCACATCTTATTAAGAAACACTTGCCGCAAATCTGGCAGCAATTGGCTCCTCCAATCATCTACATACATAGACTGTTCTCCTCCTTGAGAAGGGCTCCAATAGTTGGCATCCATCAAACTTAACTCTCTCAACAAACTGTGTAAGTGTGTaacaaaacaacacaagattgaTAGCAATTTCAAATGTAAACTGATTACACTAAAAATCCAAAAAGTATTGTACCTGTATTGCCACTGAATGATGATATAAAGGGTTGTTTTGTATCCTTTAAGCTTGTGTTTAAGGATTTAGCTACTGTTTAAGCAGCAAAAAAGATTGTCATATGTTAGCTAATCTCAATTCCCATATGCAAAATCAAAGCTTGCAATTCACATGATAcaatccaaaacccagaaaagtaTACTACAATCTGAGGCACAAGATTTTCAATGATAAACTGGAttgaaagtttccaaaatctaataATTTAAAGGGCAGAACCCAACTTATCAATGATTAAATGGACGAGAAGACTTAAGTAAATAAGAAAATAGTACCGTTTTCTTTGAGTGGAACTATGGAAAACAAGAATAGGATGCAGATGAATCAAGTCTTCTCTTGTTTGACAGCAATTTTTATTGTGAACTCAAGCAACAAGATAATATTTGGGTTTCTTTTGGTTTTATCACTAGCTGACTTAAATAGTCAGAGTTGACTTGACACAGTTCTGCACTTCTGCCCCATTTTTGTCCTTTTGGTTTATTCCTAGACTAACTAGAGTTGCACAAGAGTAACTAAGTCTGCAGTTGAGGTAAAAGTAGGTTTGGAAAATATTTACTCAGTGGTTAGATCAAAGGTTTCTTGTGTTGAGTTGATGATGATTGAGCAGTACGCGCGTGGTGCTTCAATACAGACTGGGGCCTAAATCTTAAGGCCATCCATCTCCAGTAGGAAATGACTATATTAGGGTCACAGCTATAATTTAGCctcaaaaatattattttttgttcttgAAATAGTGAACCATCTCCACTAAGACAACggctaaattttagccatttcaagtattttatagttttaaattatatttttcaaatttatcattttattgtattataataatattttaatttagacaaaaattaattttggagacaaaaattaatttttttaaagtgTATGTTTGGATGAGGTATTTATGTGGTATTTTTTATAACATTTTCGGATAGGATTTTTAAGTGCCACGTGCCTCTTCACAAGTAAATCCCTAGATTCCCGATTAGATATACTGTCATAATCCTCATCAATAAATGTTGTTGTTTACTTTAATTTGTAATGAATAAAAGTTGCTTACTTCGCCCAATTTCCTCCTTCTCCTCACGATCTAGTTGTGAACTGAATTGATAACCATGTCACGTAACTGTAACTGGTcacgtaactgaccaagtaactgtaactggtcacgtaactgaccatgtcactgaccaagtaactatGAGCACACTCTTGTATTACAAGATTATGGCTGTGAGTTTCTTCAAATTGAACAACTCTGTACCTACCACTTGATTTATCCAACTTAATGATATCCAAGCAGATTATAGCAAAGAGAATCTAAGCAGAGAAGCCGAGTCCCTACATTTTTACATAACTTGAACAATTTATTAAGAAAACATTGACCGAATTGATAAAATAACCAAATTATTCATTTAAACCAATAGAAAGCTGCCacatgcccccccccccccccctccttctTCTAGCAGCCCATTTTCTCCACATTTGAGTTTGCTACTGGGACCACAAATTCTGGACTAGGCCAGCCAAAGGGCTAAACATAGCCCTCTCACCAGCCCGATGACATTTTCATGGCCCTTTGGCCCTTTTAAAACTTGCTATTGGAGATGAAATAAGGGTTAAATTATAGCCTTTGGCCCTCTAGACCTCCTTATTGGAGGTGGCCTAAGAGGAAATTTGCAACTCAAAAATGAGTCACTCCTAGTCATGGTAATTTTAGAGCAATGGTATACCATTAGAACAAAGCAGTCAACTAATTTCTTGTTTATTGATAATGGTATGACACTAATTGCTTATTTATTGATAATGGTATACCATTAGTACAAAGCAACCAACTAATTGCTTGTTTATGTATAACTCTATCGAAATTTGGTGCCGAGCAAGTAATTAATTTTGATCCAGATGATCGATCCATGAAATTAATAGGGTACAGTACAGTAATATGCAGTCAGAGTTTGTATCGATCTCAACATGGATACGAATAAGTGTTTCTGAAATTCACAAGTATCTTCTTATTTCATAGGTACAATAATGTTTTCTATTTTACATGACATGCAGGTTACAGAAATTATATTAATCTGTACCAAGAGCAAGGACACGATGTCGTTTCAGGTTGGAAGGGGAACGAGGTTTGGTGTTCCAGACTAGCAGCATCTTCAGAGAAATTTTTCGTagatgataaagtaatctgagattcacatccaaaaccaattggcaatggatggagtggcccaaatccttataaacttATAGGAaatgtcccatttttctcatgtgggatgtatatattctcaacacgcccccgcacgtgtgacgaattttcaagccatacacgtggacaactttgggtgacgtagAGCCCGTGTGGCcatgaggcatgcacacgtggttaacccgctctgataccataataAAGTAATTTGAGATTCACATCCAAAATTAATTAGCAAttgatggagtgacccaaacccttataaactcataggcaaggtaacccttataaacccaatGCAATGACCCGCAAGCTGGACTATCTTTCTTGGTTATCATCAATGGCAGATCCTAAATCAAAGAGTATTGATTTACTAATTGTTATCTGTTTCTTATATCTTCTTTCAATccaatatattttgtaaatcaAACAATTAGTTCTTACCTCAGATAGACTATAGTCCTTGTATAAATCTAGGCTTTGTACTGTAAAGCAATCATCTgatcaaaacagaaaattccaatctcttcctctgttctttatggtatcaagagcctaatttttttttcctctcactCCCACGTCCCATGGCCTCCTCATCCTCCACCCCTGAAAATACTCTTTCTATTACCAACTTCCTCACAATCAAACTTGACCGAACCAACTATCCCCTATGGCTTGCTCAGATCACTCCTATtctgaaaagttgaaaactttgggGTTTTGTTGACTGTACCAATCCATGCCCCCCTTGCTTCCTGCAAGACAAAGAAGGTAAACTCACTGATCAAGTCAATCAAAATTTCGAGCCTTGGCTTCTACAAGATCAGATGGTCCTAAGTTGGATCAATGGTTCCCTCACCCCCAAAGTCTTCTCTACTGTAGCCTGCTCCACCTCTTCTCAAGCTATGTGGACTGCATTAGTAACCCTATTTGCTTCTCAATCCCAGCATCGTGTTCTTCAACTCCGCGCCGATCTTCTTCACATCACTAGAGGTACTATGTCTATTTCCGATTACTTGGACAAACTCAATTCCATTGCAGACAACTTGGCCCTTACTAGTTCTCCTGTTCCTGATGCAGATCTTGTCAACATTATCATGTCCAATGTTGGCCCCCTATATGAAACAACAATCAACTCCGCTCAAGCCCGTGATTCTCCTATCACTTATGAAGCCCTTGAAGCTCTTCTGTTTAGTGCGGAACGCCGCATCTCTGAATATGCTCTTCCTGCTGCTGACGAAGGTATCCATGCACTTCATGCCTCTCAATCTCGTGGACAAGGTCAGAACTCATTCATCTCTGGCTGTGGGGGGTCCAACCGTGGAGGATCGTATTCTCATGGAATCACAAGTTTCGGTTCTGCTCATTCCAGAGGGCGTGGTATGTTGTCTCATTCTCGTGGCTCCTTTGGGTCTCGTAGATCTTCCATCTTGGGTCTAGCCCCAGTTACCACTACAAGCAATGGTAACTCATTTTTCAATACTGGTCGTATTCAATGCCAAATATGCTCTCGTCTTGGCCACTCCGCTATTGACTGTTTCAACCATCTCAATTTATCTTATGAGGGTCGTGTCCCATCTTCTCGGCTCACTGCCATGACTGCTCATCACTCTCCTTCTGAAGAAACATGGTTGACAGACACCGGGTCCAATTCTAACCTAGGTAATATTGATTCTCCTAAAACTTATAAAGGTCCTGATAATCTTGgtggaattaattatgattcTGGATTGTCTATTAAACACATTGGCTCTTCTAAGCTtcattcttcctcttcctcctttcATCTCAATGATATTCTTCATTGTCCCTCTGCATCTACTAATCTTCTCTCTGTCTACAAATTCACTATTGATAATCATTGTAATTTTATCTTCTATCCTAATTAATTATGTGTTAAGGATCTGAAGACGGGGAATATGCTCTACCACGGGAAGAGTGAAAATGGCCTTTATCCATTACGGTTTTCTTCAAAAACATCCAAAGTCTCTAGTTTATTGGCTTATGTTGGCACTCGTGTCTCAACTGAAACTTGGCATTTTCGCCTTGGTCATGCATCTTCTGCTATAGTATCTAAAGTATTATCTAATAAAGCTGTTCCAGTAGTGGGATCAAGCACCTTCTCTTTTTGTCAATCATGTCCATTAGGGAAAAGTACAAAACTTCCCTATCAATTATCATATTATGTTTCAAATTTTGATTCCCATTAGAATTAATACATTCAGATGTTTGGTGCTCCTCTCTTTTATCTcatcaaggttttaaatattatTTACTATTTGTCGATGACTATTCCCGATACACTTGGATATATCCCATGAAACAAAAGAGTGAAGTCTTTTAATTATTTATCAATTTTCGTACTCACGTGGAAAAATTATTTAATCGTCCTATAAAAGTGCTTCAGTGTGATAAAGGCGGTGAGTACAAGAGTCATGTTTTTCAATCCTATTTATCCACTCATGGAATCTTCCAAAGATTTTCTTGTCCAAAACACCCTGAACAAAACGGTTTGGCCGAATGAAAGCATCGCCATATTGTTGATACTGGACTCACTCTTTTAGCCCATGCACATATGCCATCCACATATTGGGTTGACTCGTTCAATACGGCAGTGTATATCATTAATCGTCTTCCATCCCGAGTTCTTAACTATGCCTCTCCCTATGAAAAACTTTTTCATCGTGTGCCTCAATATCACTCTTTAAAGGTCTTTGGCTATGcttgttttccttattttcGTCCCTATAACTCTTCTAATTACAATTGCGGTCCAAACGTTGTGTGTTCTTGGGTTATTCACTCAATCATCAAGGATATCGTTGTTTTTATCCATCTTCAGGTCGTGTTTATTTGTCTCGTCATGTGTTATTTGATGAGTCCAGTTTTCCATTTACCGAACTTGCTCTCACTTCAGTCTCCTCCATTGCTCCCTTAACAGATCAGTCCATAATAATTTTTGGCCTAGTCTCAGGCCCAAGTCCATCTCTTTTTCTAAGTGCTTCTCCTTCTCCACGTATCTCTGCTCCTCCAAGTCAATCTcactctccttctccttctgccCCAAATGTTCCTCCTCCTCCAGACCATGAACGTCAACCACCCACACTGTCTCTACAAGTTTATACTCGCAACCCGGAACGCCAAGTTCTCACTTTTGGTGATTCCTCACACTCCCAATCTCCAACTTCCCCTTCTCTCCCAAATTAGAGTACTTCTACTCATAATTCGCCCTCCTCTGCACAGACAGATGCATCACCACTTACTTCACCCTTGTCCCACATCGATCCCATTTCGTCCACCTTTCTCACCACTAACAATCTGATTCCACCATTGTTATCCTCTCCTTTGGTGTCACAGGTGAATAATCATGGAGGCATAGTGACTCGTAGCAAACATGGAATTAGCAAGCCCAATCTCATATATGCTATGCACTCTACTCTCCTAGCTCTTCCTCTTGAGCCTACTTGTTATACACAAGCTGCAAAgtatcaagaatggagtgaaTCAATTAATGGGTCACTAGTTCAACGCATTGCAATAGGCAGGTACTAGGTCCTTAGTTCCACCGTCCTCCTCAAGGAATATTCTTCCTAATAAATGGGTATTCCGAATCAAGAAACGCTCAGATGGGAGTATTGAGCGATATAAGGCAAAGCTAGTCACCAATGGCTTTCATCAACAAGAGGGCCTTGATTATACTGAAACATTCAGTCCAGTTGTTAAGCACTCCACAATTTGCCTCGTTCTTTCTCTTGCAGTCAGTCATCGATGGTCAATTAGACAGTTAGATGTCCAAAATTCGTTTCTCCATGGCTATCTCAATGAGTATGTCTATATGAAGCAACCTATTGGCTTTTTCGATCCCAAATTCCCACAACATGTCTGCAAGCTCCGCCATTCTTTATATGGTTTAAAACAGGCCCCTCGGGCTTGGTTTCGGTGCTTTTCGGATTACTTAGAAGAACTTGGCTTCCTGGAATCACAGGCTGACTACTCTATGTTCACGTTCAATAATAGAGGCATCTGTATCATTCTTCTcatttatgtggatgacataTGGATCACGGGTAACAACTCTTCTCACATATCACAACTCATTCATAATCTTAACTCCTTATTTTCTATGAAAGATTTGGGCTCTGTTCATTACTTTCTTGGTATTGAGGCTGTTTATAATGGTGATCATTTGCATCTGACACCACACAAATATATTGTGGATTTGTTGAAAAAGACCAAGCTCCATGATTCTAGACCTTATCCTACGACTGTTTTATCTGGCAAAAAGCTTAGTGTCTATGATGGTGTCAAGTTAGAGGATCCTTCTGAATATCGAAGTATTGTTGGGGCTTTATAGTACCTCACTCTCACTCGTCCTGATATTTGCTATGCTGTCAATCAAGTGTGTCAATTCATGCACTCACCGACTAATGTTCATTGGGTGGCAGTCAAGAGAATCCTACGATATTTGAAGTGTACCATTAATCATGGGTTAGTTATCAGCCAGGTTCTCACAAGTTAGTTGCCTATTCAGATGCCGGTGATCCGGATGATCGTCATTCCACTGGTGGTTTCTGTGTTTATCTTGGTCCCAACTTGGTTTCTTGGAGCTCAAAGAAACATAAAACAGTCTCCAGGTCCAGTGCTAAAGCTGAGTACTGGTAGCTTGCCTACACAGCTGCTGAGTTGTCTTGGCTTCGATCTCTATTTTGTGATCTTAATGTATTTCTCTCATGTCCCCAGATCTG harbors:
- the LOC133728614 gene encoding mediator of RNA polymerase II transcription subunit 15a-like, with amino-acid sequence MDANYWSPSQGGEQSMYVDDWRSQLLPDLRQVFLNKIMDTLKRHLPFSGPEGLLELQKIAARFEEKVYTAATSQLDYERKISLKMLTMETKSQNTRGSSIQFNSASNSKRLPDPVLMNTSNNGWPPQGGGPSMDTSDWSQLPSDAQYGWQQGAPQQQRQQTSNSQHYYIYSQQFMYQQQLQQQLLLQSHIQLQQEQQQIPLQKIQLQSSQQSASVMQPSVEPLHLSVQPSEQLPPDARHRIVNKITNVLKRNPSCGQMGLPELERIAATLEEKIYAVASSQADYLRKVSLKMLTMETQITAPPSNDSLESLFASLDLQD